The Plasmodium yoelii strain 17X genome assembly, chromosome: 14 DNA segment TGGTGGAGCTTAGAATCTGATAGAAATCACTCTAACAATTCTGATTATAAAagtactatatataataataatagtctAGAAAACAGTACCATGAGCATTATTAGTGATGATACCATTAATAATAGTAGCAATTTTATAgggaataatataatatatgggtatttaaataataatataaaattagaaTATAGTAAATacgaaaaaattaatgatattctttattatagccacatattatatatatgtgaaagtatatatgatatatgtataaaatacCAAAAGGACAAGTTACAGCATAAGAAAATAAGACGaaagtataaaaatttatcacaaaaaaattcaaaagatACAACACAATTTGTACATGAAGATGAAAAATCAgtacataaaaataactttAATAAAgatgcatatataaatgctaaaaataataaaaccgaatttaataaaaatttcaaatatgattattattatgataatagTAGTTCTGATGCTGAAAATTGTAATGAcatgtttttaaattttttattacaaagAGTtgagaaaattaaaaataaaaataaatataaagaattttGTGATAATCTAGAAAAACAAATAGGGAATAATAATTACACATTTAAAGAATATTGTGATATTTTTTCTAAGCTTATTattacaaatataataaatgttattccattttcaaaatttcaTTTGTTTATTAAAGTTAtagtaaattatttttggAGGTCTGCTAAACACCAAGAATCTGGATATACAGATACTATCGATTTAATTAACTTTTGTAATGCACAATATAATGAAATGAAAGCTTTAAATACAATGAAACAAGATAAAGATAACGATATGTCTTTGCTTTCCTCAATAGCTCAACTAAATTATTTAGATCCAATTGAAAATAACAATTGTGTGTCTATCTTTTCTACGACATCTAATAATGCAGATAATAATTTAGTTAGAAATATGTCTATGAATtctaaaattaatatagaggACACAACTATACTTAATAATGAACAAACTGAAAAGcatgaaattttatttgaaaCAGATATGGTAGATGACAAAGGAATTAACGTTATAACGAAATTTGCCGTATTACCAAAATATACGAAAACTTATGCAAATAGTAgaagtaaaataaataaaactattaatatatatgatttattatgtgataaaaattgtaaagaAAAATCTTATACCCATAGCAGCGGGATAGGAAGAAATAAACACATtacataaaattaatatagaaacacaaaataataaattaaatatgatCAAATACTATATATTCCCGAATAATTAATCCATAACTATTTTGCGAATAAATTGcgaaatatatgtatatttatttattatagttattatattgaatttatattatatacaaattaaagGATACCCAAATggaataattaaattttcaaaCTTTATTCAACTAGTTTGATTCCATAAGCGATTATACAGTTAGGCATAAAGAGTAGTTAACATAGTGTATACatcctttatatatatgtgttatTGTTTCAATAGCTTAATTTAtgaaatgtgtatatatatgatcCAAATTAAGTTGTTGAAAAAAACTGTGGGCATTTATTTAGCCCCATAGCATAACGATATCGGaagattttttaatattttataataattaaataataattaaataattgcACATTAATATTGTTTCATAAAATACTCATGTAAAATTGAgtggatatatatatgaatatgtGTTTCTGTGATTGTGTATTTGCATTTATATGTACGAATTTATGGGATATGTATCTCATATGTATGTAATACGAGTTTTTAGTGTTCTATCTCAATTGAGgatattctttatttgttttccgaaatttttttaaacattttgTGTATTATCACAATTATATGATTTTCAATTTTTGAGTTATTGTAAAAAATCGAAATTTTTCTTGTGacacatatgtatatatacctTTAATATAcgatttaattttttcttaaGTAAAACTTTTAATGtcaaatatttaatttttaaacattatatatacaggaataattaatattacttCATCCAATTATATAAGAAACTATACAATTCAAATCGTCATTATTACTACCTAATATTTATACACAAAATTTATATGTAGGTTTCGCTTATTTTAAGTGTCTCAATATGAAAAATGACTAACATTtgctaaaatatttttttttatattcgaGACTGTAACAAGCATATTTcaaaagacaaaaaaagCTATGACAACAACTGTAGATTTATAATATCtaccaaaataaataaattttaatttatgacATTAtgaaatgtatataatggAAAATTGATACAATAATTAGTAAACATGTGTAAAATGTTATCCATGCGaaatgtataataaaaacaaatatagttaaatatatatgtatagtaATACCACTATACagacatatatatttaataactatatttgtttttattatttttccttttttttatttgtataataatgatttatagTATTGcccttataattttttataatttttaaccTTTTACTTTTACAGATAATCACATTGTATacaaaaatgtttatttattatgcgaactataataaatttgtaaataatatattatatacaaacTTGTTTGTGCATTATAATGTAATTGGAATGATTTGCAAACccttaaaataatatattttataataaaaaaaattaacattttgaaaaatatttcaaaaattGCGATAggggaaaaaataatacgttatatattttaaataaaacacTGTTTTAaaatctattttttttttgaaactacatattaattatatgcataattataaaaaaaaattatacgcattattttttaccattttgtTGTGCTTCCATATTTCAAGTACtatgaaaagaaaaattatataaaaaataattaaaatcaAACGATGCTTTCTTCGtgcataataatttttttatttatgaataaacgccaatacatataatatatattatatatatatatatatatatatatatatatataaattattaaatataatgcatcatataatatacttaattataaatatattatttctaaagatataatatttgaattatataattctAATTCGTAAAGCTGCCTGGTCTTTCTCTTCCACATACTccgtaaatatatttttcattttgttttaaagTTAAATTtcatacataaatattttataatctaataatcttattattttacatCCATATACTTTCCTTTTAAATTCatgtatcatttttttattttattaaaatgcattttttccgttattaattatatttaagagatatatttttctcacaattttttcttaatatgctaccactttttttttgtatatatattattttttccttttttttttgtattatatattgttatttcttttaatattaaagaaTATAACTATTTGTACTTTGCATTTATTGTTCGTCCTCATTATTATTCATTGgttgtttattattattattattatttttgttttaattcaTATGCATTTAATTAAATGCTCGCAATCGCGATTGGATTATATATGCAGAGAGCTGATTGAACCTACACTAACCCAAAATAAAACCCACCCATCACACacctatatatacatatcaGCAAGTTGGCGTATTGTTATTtagaattataataatattagcGTGGTAATAGTATTAAAAGCATAAATATAGAGAATAGAATTGTGGTAGCATATAGAAATTAATAACATAaaggtatatataaaataatagtatATTATGAGACGTATATAcctgaaaaaaaattagtgaTGAACATTAAgggataaagaaaaaatgtcATCCTGGTTAAAACATAATTATGATGGAAACAGCgatgaagaagaaaatattatagttCGGTTTGCCGATTATGAGACTTTTAAGTCTtatgtattaaataaatatgataaaacacATAAATTACACAATTATCAAAcggataatatatatttttatacagTTAAATGGattacttttataaataggAAAGTTCCAATTTTacttcaaaataaaaatggagcATGCCCTCTTTTATGTATAGCTAATATATTACTATTACGAAATCAATTAcatattgataaaaaaattaaaaaaatatctcaaaaaatattagaagACAAGATAATAAGTATATTATTggaatcaaataaaaaaaatgtaacaaATAATAGTGCTTCATGtaattatagaaaaaatataattgaatGTATAGATATATTACCACAATTAAAATATGGATTAGATGTAAATTGTAAATTTACAGATATACAATCATTTGAATATACTAAAGGATTATGCATATTCGATATGTTAAATATTCCACTATATCATGGTTGGGTAATATCAGCtgatgataaaatattttatccttatttaaaagattattcatataatgtcattataaataaagttattaaatataatgaatattatgaaaaaaaaagaaagagtGTATCTAAAGAAGAATCTTCAAATGAAAATTTGCTAATTATATCTCAGGCCTTAAATTTAGATTTTGAAAGTGATGATGGAGGAAATTGTAGTGTTCCAAAAAAAATCGAAGAAAAAGATAACATCCATATAAATGATATGGTTATTTCAAAAGTTAATTCAAatactaataaaaaattagaatTTAAAACATGTgaacatataaatacaatGCCTATTGAAAATTCTAACTCAAGCTTTAGTATCAAATCTTCTAGTAATACAAatgcaaaaataataaaatcacAAAGTAGCAGCATACCTATATTTCCTGATGATTTGGATAAAAATTCTGAAgataattataaaacaaatatgccTCAAAATCCGGTTCTTAATTTAGGTAACTATAATGTTGGGCATGATCCTTGGGAAGATAAAAGCAAAACGGATTTCAGTAGACGATTTTATAATTCGAATCGAAATTCGTATAGCAATGAAATAGGAAtagttaataataattataatatgattaataataaaagtaatgtaaatcaaaataacattaacaataataatgataattctagtggaaaaaaaaatcctATTATCCcgatttttttgaaaaaggacaaaa contains these protein-coding regions:
- a CDS encoding ubiquitin carboxyl-terminal hydrolase MINDY, putative, which produces MSSWLKHNYDGNSDEEENIIVRFADYETFKSYVLNKYDKTHKLHNYQTDNIYFYTVKWITFINRKVPILLQNKNGACPLLCIANILLLRNQLHIDKKIKKISQKILEDKIISILLESNKKNVTNNSASCNYRKNIIECIDILPQLKYGLDVNCKFTDIQSFEYTKGLCIFDMLNIPLYHGWVISADDKIFYPYLKDYSYNVIINKVIKYNEYYEKKRKSVSKEESSNENLLIISQALNLDFESDDGGNCSVPKKIEEKDNIHINDMVISKVNSNTNKKLEFKTCEHINTMPIENSNSSFSIKSSSNTNAKIIKSQSSSIPIFPDDLDKNSEDNYKTNMPQNPVLNLGNYNVGHDPWEDKSKTDFSRRFYNSNRNSYSNEIGIVNNNYNMINNKSNVNQNNINNNNDNSSGKKNPIIPIFLKKDKKNNKGDTIEINNPEWINKAGDVLKKKKESLTLLFSSPLHKKTKKKDKEGINDYENVENINKESKNGDIKQPLEIAYVNNEEKKINTPKFPDDIISANDNFKTNSFSFKSDILDTSVNNNINANYEVFEKGDKIKNSNNKVHSENIIDNDNKYKEHIIINNYNTNINLTPREFHEALIILEFLEVYKTQLTLVGLKLLQENLNANQLVAFFRNNHFNTLFKYNNKLFLLVGDISFLHLRCTWELFDSVNNDTTYCDNNFKCITSENMSNLFNQHISILNSFENMSNLKADMQSINAYSSYLHSKKKKKKCTFM